The following coding sequences lie in one Oceanispirochaeta sp. genomic window:
- a CDS encoding class I SAM-dependent methyltransferase encodes MDQWNQLLQNISSRPKQNNPECEKIFNGPSGIIPGWEQLLIDRFGSFLFVVTYRPLEEEQQEGLIGLLGELYPLCKLRIQYRSAGRAEDLYLSADCPERIEVKEHGITYLVHTSRGQNPGFFADMINGRKAVMDYIDRSRQESESEDLLPVLNLFAYTCSFSVAALKGGASRVDNWDMNKYSLAIGKKNHEINKLDPRLSSYFGYDIFKSFGKIKKRGPYSLVILDPPPQQGSSFQYKKDYPRLMQRLEQILAPAGAVLFCLNASDFGKQDFLDMINAETPGTFDHIDDIPCPPEYLGRFPDRGLKTFLASGYNPKKYPEEGKS; translated from the coding sequence ATGGATCAATGGAATCAGCTTTTACAGAACATCTCGTCCCGGCCAAAACAGAATAATCCTGAATGTGAAAAAATATTCAATGGACCATCCGGGATTATTCCCGGTTGGGAGCAGCTCCTCATAGACCGGTTTGGATCATTCCTGTTTGTTGTCACATACAGGCCTCTCGAGGAGGAGCAGCAGGAGGGGCTGATTGGTCTCCTTGGGGAACTCTATCCCTTATGCAAACTTAGAATCCAATACCGCAGTGCCGGCAGGGCAGAAGATCTGTACCTCAGTGCGGACTGCCCTGAGAGGATAGAAGTGAAAGAACATGGAATCACCTACCTTGTGCATACCAGCAGAGGTCAGAATCCCGGTTTTTTTGCAGATATGATCAATGGAAGAAAGGCCGTGATGGACTATATTGACCGCAGCCGCCAGGAATCTGAAAGTGAGGACCTTCTTCCAGTCTTGAATCTTTTTGCATATACCTGTTCCTTTTCCGTGGCAGCCCTGAAGGGGGGAGCCAGCCGGGTAGACAATTGGGATATGAATAAATACTCTCTTGCCATCGGAAAAAAGAATCATGAAATTAACAAGCTGGATCCCCGCTTGTCCTCTTATTTCGGATACGATATTTTTAAGTCTTTTGGTAAAATCAAAAAACGGGGTCCCTATAGTCTGGTCATTTTGGACCCGCCGCCCCAGCAGGGCAGCAGTTTTCAGTATAAAAAAGACTATCCCCGGCTGATGCAGCGGCTTGAACAGATTCTGGCTCCCGCGGGAGCGGTCCTGTTCTGTCTCAATGCCTCTGATTTTGGCAAACAGGATTTTCTGGATATGATAAATGCTGAAACTCCCGGGACTTTTGACCATATAGATGATATTCCCTGTCCTCCCGAGTATCTC